Proteins encoded by one window of Labrus bergylta chromosome 2, fLabBer1.1, whole genome shotgun sequence:
- the gldc gene encoding glycine dehydrogenase (decarboxylating), mitochondrial, which yields MQSCAKSWGIFLAKSVNPSAPCRHLSDKSRVAWKLQSRIRNSGASVTTAARALRTSATVSSRQIERILPRHDDFAERHIGPGEREKREMLDALGLETIDQLIEDTVPASIRIQRSMKMDDPVCENEILESLQKIAAQNKVWRSYIGMGYYNCSVPPPIQRNLLENSGWVTQYTPYQPEVSQGRLESLLNYQTMICDITGMPVANASLLDEGTAAAEAMQLCHRQNKKRTFYIDPRCHPQTIAVVQTRANYIGVKTVLKLPHEMDFSGKDVSGVLFQYPDTDGKVEDFTALVDRAHKGGALACCATDLLALCVLRPPGEFGVDVALGSSQRFGVPLCYGGPHAAFFAVKDRLVRMMPGRMVGVTRDATGKEVYRLALQTREQHIRRDKATSNICTAQALLANMAAMFALYHGPQGLKHIAERTHNAALILAEGLKRAGHRLHSDIFFDTLKINCSVAAKDIYERAVQREINLRVYNEGVVGVSLDETVTERDLDDLLWVFGCESSAELIAEKMGERVKGIMGSPFKRTSKYLTHQVFNSYHSETNIVRYMKRLENKDISLVHSMIPLGSCTMKLNSSSELMPITWKEFANIHPFVPLDQADGYQKLFRQLERDLCEVTGYDNISFQPNSGAQGEYAGLAAIKAYLNSKGESARSVCLIPKSAHGTNPASAQMAGMKVQVVEVDKDGNIDLVHLKALVDKHKASLAAMMITYPSTFGVFEECIGDICALIHENGGQVYLDGANMNAQVGLCRPGDYGSDVSHLNLHKTFCIPHGGGGPGMGPIGVKAHLAPFLPSHPVVAMQSVNTGSSLGTISAAPWGSSAILPISWAYIKMMGSKGLLHATEVAILNANYMAKRLDGHYKVLFRGRKGFVAHEFILDVRPFKKTANIEAVDVAKRLQDYGFHAPTMSWPVSGTLMIEPTESEDKAEMDRFCDALLGIRQEIADIEEGRMDSRMNPLKMAPHSLACIASSTWDRPYSREHAAFPLPFIRPETKFWPSISRIDDIYGDQHLVCTCPPMEAYESPYEENRASS from the exons ACGATCGACCAGTTGATCGAAGACACAGTTCCAGCATCCATCCGCATACAGCGGAGTATGAAAATGGATGATCCAGTCT gtgAGAATGAGATTTTGGAGTCTTTACAGAAGATTGCAGCACAGAACAAAGTATGGAGGTCCTACATCGGGATGGGCTACTACAACTGCTCAGTACCACCACCCATCCAGCGTAATCTCCTGGAGAATTCAGGCTG GGTGACTCAGTACACACCCTACCAACCCGAGGTCTCCCAGGGTCGCCTAGAGTCACTCCTCAACTACCAGACCATgatctgtgacatcacaggcaTGCCTGTGGCCAACGCATCCTTGCTGGACGAGGGAACAGCCGCCGCTGAGGCCATGCAGCTCTGCCACAG acagaacaaaaaaaggacattCTACATTGACCCACGATGCCATCCTCAGACCATTGCTGTGGTGCAGACTAGAGCCAA CTACATTGGAGTGAAAACTGTGCTGAAGCTGCCTCATGAGATGGACTTTAGTGGGAAGGATGTGAGCGGTGTGCTCTTCCAGTATCCAGACACTGATGGCAAGGTTGAAGACTTCACAGCCCTCGTGGACCGGGCACACAAAGGAGGG GCTCTGGCTTGCTGTGCCACAGATCTTTTGGCTCTTTGTGTGCTGCGTCCTCCAGGTGAGTTCGGCGTTGACGTCGCTCTGGGCAGCTCCCAGAGGTTTGGGGTTCCGCTCTGTTATGGTGGCCCCCATGCTGCTTTCTTTGCTGTCAAGGACCGCCTGGTACGGATGATGCCAGGCAGAATGGTCGGAGTCACCAG agatGCAACTGGTAAGGAAGTGTATCGGCTTGCTTTGCAAACCAGAGAGCAACACATCCGGAGAGACAAAGCAACCAGCAACATCTGCACTGCACAG GCTCTCCTGGCAAACATGGCTGCTATGTTCGCACTGTATCATGGTCCACAAGGACTCAAACACATCGCTGAGCGGACTCATAATGCTGCTCTAATTCTTGCAGaag GTCTAAAGCGAGCAGGACACAGGCTGCACAGTGACATATTCTTCGACACTCTGAAGATCAACTGTAGCGTCGCAGCCAAAGACATCTATGAGAGAGCTGTGCAGAGAGAGattaacctgagagtctacaaCGAGGGAGTG GTGGGTGTCTCTCTGGATGAGACAGTGACTGAAAGGGATTTGGATGACTTGCTCTGGGTCTTTGGCTGTGAATCCTCAGCT GAGCTGATAGCTGAGAAGATGGGCGAGCGGGTGAAGGGGATCATGGGAAGTCCTTTCAAGAGGACCAGCAAGTACCTGACCCATCAGGTCTTCAACAG CTATCACTCTGAAACCAACATTGTGCGATACATGAAGCGTCTGGAGAACAAGGACATCTCCCTGGTGCACAGCATGATCCCACTG GGCTCCTGCACGATGAAGCTGAACAGTTCCTCAGAGCTAATG CCAATCACCTGGAAGGAGTTTGCCAACATCCACCCCTTCGTGCCTCTTGATCAGGCTGACGGCTACCAGAAGCTGTTCAGACAGCTGGAGAGGGACCTCTGTGAGGTGACGGGCTACGACAACATCTCCTTCCAGCCAAACAG TGGAGCTCAGGGAGAATACGCCGGTCTGGCTGCCATAAAAGCCTACCTGAACTCAAAGGGAGAGAGTGCAAGAAGT GTCTGTCTGATCCCCAAATCAGCCCACGGCACCAACCCAGCCAGTGCTCAGATGGCTGGCATGAAGGTTCAGGTTGTGGAGGTGGACAAGGACGGCAACATTGACCTGGTACACCTCAAGGCCTTG GTGGATAAACACAAGGCAAGTCTGGCAGCCATGATGATCACCTATCCGTCCACCTTTGGTGTGTTCGAGGAGTGTATCGGAGATATTTGTGCTCTTATTCACGAGAACGGTGGCCAGGTGTACCTGGATGGTGCTAACATGAATGCTCAG GTGGGTCTGTGTCGTCCTGGAGATTACGGCTCTGACGTGTCTCACCTCAATCTGCACAAAACCTTCTGCATCCCTCACGGTGGAGGAGGGCCCGGCATGGGGCCAATCGGAGT GAAGGCCCATCTCGCACCATTCCTGCCGAGCCACCCGGTGGTTGCCATGCAATCCGTCAACACCGGCAGCTCGCTGGGCACCATCAGCGCCGCCCCCTGGGGCTCCAGCGCCATCCTGCCGATCTCCTGGGCTTACATCAAG ATGATGGGCTCCAAAGGACTGCTTCACGCTACAGAGGTGGCCATCCTCAATGCCAACTACATGGCCAAGAGACTAGATGGTCACTACAAGGTGCTGTTCAGAGGCAGAAAAG GTTTTGTCGCCCACGAATTCATTCTGGATGTGAGGCCATTCAAGAAGACGGCTAATATTGAGGCTGTGGACGTGGCCAAGAGGCTGCAGGATTATg GTTTTCATGCTCCCACCATGTCATGGCCGGTCTCTGGCACCCTCATGATTGAGCCCACAGAGTCAGAGGACAAGGCAGAGATGGACCGGTTTTGTGACGCCCTGCTCGGTATCCGACAGGAGATTGCAGACATcgaggaaggaaggatggattCCCGCATGAATCCGCTGAAG ATGGCTCCTCACTCTCTGGCCTGCATCGCCTCCTCCACCTGGGACAGACCTTACTCGAGGGAGCACGCTGCTTTCCCCCTG CCTTTCATCAGGCCCGAGACCAAATTCTGGCCAAGCATCTCCAGGATCGATGATATCTACGGAGACCAGCACCTGGTGTGCACCTGCCCGCCCATGGAGGCCTACGAGTCTCCGTACGAGGAGAACAGAGCCTCCTCGTAG
- the zgc:114041 gene encoding monocarboxylate transporter 2: MKSRGAAPPDGGYGWVVVFSAFLTMGLTAAVLKNFGLFFLDIQSHFGVPTSTTSWVTATTIATFHLGAPLASALTLQFSQRVVIIVGGLLASSGMLLASLDLSLPWLYLTMGILQGLGISFSWIPANSMVSHYFVRWRPIAYAIASSGECVFAVMFSPFFQWLIEMYTWQGSLLIIGGLQLNLCVCGSLMRPLDAVQRSPRENKDDLDGDAVALPQKRTFFFKCSLMRKPEFFLYILFAIFAAAGFFIPPLFLVPFAQSLGMDKYWPALILSTLSLADLAGRLICGWIANMRLLRNLQLLTIVVTLLGVVLLLLPVSHNFWAMVVFALLYGFLFGCVVAIHITSIVDIVTLEGFDNGLGLFMLFRSIGGFVGPPAAGWLVDQTHDYSTAFYLSGLCLISSAVFVVLVDRLVQRRKVLEAEVDQVTNNEREEGNVE, encoded by the exons aTGAAGTCCAGGGGGGCTGCACCTCCTGATGGGGGTTATGGCTGGGTGGTGGTCTTCTCTGCCTTTCTCACCATGGGCCTCACTGCAGCAGTTCTTAAGAACTTTGGCCTCTTCTTCCTGGACATCCAGAGTCACTTTGGGGTCCCGACCAGTACCACCTCATGGGTCACGGCCACCACAATTGCCACGTTTCACCTTGGAG CTCCTTTGGCCAGTGCACTGACATTACAGTTTTCCCAGAGAGTGGTCATCATAGTGGGGGGCTTGCTGGCCTCTTCTGGGATGCTGCTGGCGTCTCTGGACCTCAGTCTGCCCTGGCTCTACCTCACCATGGGCATACTGCAAG GTCTGGGCATTTCCTTCTCGTGGATCCCGGCCAACAGTATGGTGAGCCACTACTTTGTGCGATGGCGTCCCATCGCCTACGCCATCGCCAGCTCAGGGGAGTGTGTCTTTGCCGTGATGTTCAGCCCCTTCTTCCAGTGGCTGATCGAGATGTACACCTGGCAGGGCTCCTTACTCATCATCGGAGGCCTTCAGctcaacctgtgtgtgtgcggctCTCTCATGAGACCCTTGGACGCTGTCCAGAGATCGCCGCGGGAAAACAAAGACGACCTGGATGGCGATGCTGTCGCGCTCCCACAAAAAAGGACGTTTTTCTTCAAGTGCTCGCTTATGAGGAAACCTGAATTTTTCCTCTATATTCTGTTTGCTATCTTTGCGGCTGCAGGTTTTTTCATCCCTCCTCTGTTTTTAGTCCCCTTCGCCCAAAGCTTGGGGATGGATAAGTACTGGCCGGCCTTGATCCTCTCCACCCTCAGCCTAGCAGACCTGGCCGGGAGGCTGATCTGCGGGTGGATAGCTAACATGAGGCTTTTGAGGAACCTGCAGCTGCTCACCATTGTGGTCACTCTGCTGGGCGTggtgctcctgctgctgcccgTCAGCCACAACTTCTGGGCCATGGTGGTCTTCGCTCTGCTCTATGGCTTCCTGTTTGGTTGTGTGGTGGCCATTCACATCACCTCCATCGTGGACATCGTAACGCTGGAGGGATTTGACAACGGGCTCGGGCTCTTCATGCTTTTCAGGAGCATCGGAGGCTTTGTCGGTccacctgctgcag GCTGGCTGGTGGACCAGACGCACGACTACAGCACTGCCTTCTACCTCTCGGGCCTCTGCCTCATCTCTTCTGCAGTGTTTGTCGTCCTGGTCGACCGCCTTGTCCAGAGGAGGAAAGTCTTGGAAGCTGAAGTTGATCAGGTGACCAACAACGAGCGGGAGGAGGGAAATGTCGAGTGA